Proteins encoded together in one Luteimonas fraxinea window:
- a CDS encoding isoaspartyl peptidase/L-asparaginase family protein — protein MTALATTQAATPNEVGTSPPASAHAPVLAIHGGAGVERGDLDAAGLAEARAALETALRAGHAKLQARAPAMDAVKAAITVLEDAPMFNAGKGAVFTHDGRNELDAAVMDGASGQAGAIAGVSRVRNPILLADAVMTSSPHVMMVGEGAEAFAKTQDIALVDPAYFRTERRWQQLQRALDEERSATERRRQRLQRVLDAERSADPQASVLTGDARPYFGTVGAVALDADGRLAAGTSTGGMTNKRYGRVGDAPIIGAGTWADARCAVSGTGWGEYYIRTAAAHEICARVRLRGDDIRVASDAVIDQLIPGAGGDGGAIALDADGRVAFPFNTPGMYRGWIGADGVPHVAVFREDTIALPDGR, from the coding sequence ATGACCGCGCTCGCGACGACACAGGCTGCAACGCCGAATGAGGTCGGCACATCGCCACCGGCATCTGCGCATGCACCGGTGCTGGCGATCCACGGCGGCGCGGGCGTCGAGCGTGGCGATCTCGATGCAGCCGGTCTGGCCGAAGCGCGCGCTGCGCTGGAAACCGCACTGCGGGCGGGTCACGCGAAACTGCAGGCGCGCGCGCCGGCGATGGACGCGGTCAAGGCGGCGATCACCGTGCTCGAAGACGCGCCGATGTTCAACGCGGGCAAGGGCGCGGTGTTCACCCACGACGGCCGCAACGAACTCGACGCCGCGGTGATGGACGGCGCCAGCGGTCAGGCCGGCGCGATCGCCGGCGTGTCGCGCGTGCGCAATCCGATCCTGCTCGCCGATGCGGTGATGACGTCGTCGCCGCACGTGATGATGGTGGGCGAGGGCGCCGAGGCGTTCGCGAAGACACAGGACATCGCGCTGGTCGACCCGGCGTACTTCCGCACCGAGCGTCGCTGGCAGCAGCTGCAGCGCGCGCTCGACGAGGAGCGCAGCGCGACCGAGCGGCGCCGGCAGCGGCTCCAACGCGTGCTCGACGCGGAACGCAGTGCGGACCCGCAGGCATCCGTGCTGACCGGCGATGCGCGTCCGTACTTCGGCACCGTCGGCGCGGTTGCGCTCGATGCCGACGGCCGGCTGGCCGCGGGCACCTCGACCGGCGGCATGACCAACAAGCGCTACGGCCGTGTCGGCGATGCGCCGATCATCGGCGCCGGCACCTGGGCCGACGCGCGCTGCGCGGTGTCGGGCACCGGCTGGGGCGAGTACTACATCCGCACCGCCGCCGCGCACGAGATCTGCGCGCGCGTGCGCCTGCGCGGTGACGACATCCGCGTGGCGTCCGACGCGGTCATCGACCAGCTGATTCCGGGCGCCGGCGGCGACGGCGGCGCAATCGCCCTCGACGCCGACGGCCGTGTCGCATTCCCGTTCAATACGCCGGGCATGTATCGCGGCTGGATCGGTGCTGACGGCGTGCCGCATGTGGCGGTGTTCCGCGAGGACACGATCGCGTTGCCGGATGGGCGTTGA
- a CDS encoding translocation/assembly module TamB domain-containing protein, whose amino-acid sequence MAFGRHRLPNDLTPEEREARIAELRARRRARARKLAIRSAIGIAALIVLLIIVVWWLLTTFGGRDFLLNQVASRLPAGTELTWRAAEGPASGPLTMYDVRYVQRSCPDVEEQPVPYGECDEPRVLVFEAERVTVDPAVMPLVGRRLRLDVLDIDNAVLSMPPPVDTPFELPRWPDSLPRIDLPLSLQADTIRIDGFRVEQAGESLIDIRSVRGGLDAQQGELNLANVVVDSDRGLFTANGVYAPDDDYRMDITASALMPAPPARTRPRIGLVARGDLSRLDIAVVGHVPEPLKAVVTMRGRENPGWALRADSTRLDPALLMGSGEPGTPLAFDIRADGQGGAAELQGNATYGEADANPIRVVLQPSKVKLEDQRLDLDPLVVDIFDGRVTLRGFADVTEPGDVRFRFATNARGLQFGADPDAAEPAPPITADADLGIAGSTAAWAAIGKATVERDGLRANVDFDGRGDAERMRLQTARVTMPTGTLDASGDVAWAPALQWDLDATLAGFDPGYFARDWKGAVNGTFATTGNTRDDGGLEVAVDASDLGGTLRGRRLDGRATFAMHGPATDAGDAGRTDFEGEVALSLGDSRVDATATVTDRLDIDATLAPLQLADFLPDTGGVLRGIVRVTGARTAPDIAADLTGSALRYGEYAAASSRIQGNLPWRGDTGSLDVVATGVNAGIALDEVRLAARGAIEKLQLEASARGEIGTVDLSGNAESRNGNWQGTLANLRLAPATGASWALQSPAQFQQIGTRYTLTESCFASSGGGSLCASADWPRQGVSITGTGLPLALATPYLSEQDGGRPFVLRGEIALEGSARPVGNGFVGSASIRSASGGVRTSERARNDVVTYDNFVLDAEFDANRLSATLSTTLNEVGRVQAQVTNGWDAYAPLSGSLVANVEDLTFVELFSPDIVEPTGRLTADVTIGGTRSQPTIGGQARLADFSTEIPSLAIALEDGNINLDALPDGTARIAGSVRSGTGTLNIGGGIGWQGEGTPVVLTVSGTDVLVADTSDMHIIASPDITVRYTALQPLNVTGKVFVDVALLDLERLSEGVSVSPDVVVLDPVDPEENSTASALELDLTLTVGDNVGLRGFGFDGRMKGELRVRAVPGREMTGNGRLAVDGRYKAYGQELRVTRGNLVFNNGPVSDPMLDVRAERRIDAEDITAGIDVSGRASAPQVNVWTNPSTDDSQALSYLALGRSASSLTSDEGQQIDAAAAALNAGGNLVAGQLGSKIGLDNAGISQSRALGGSVLGFGKQLSPKLYVGFGVSLLGTGQVLTLKYLLRAGFDVEIESSTLENRGSVNWRHER is encoded by the coding sequence ATGGCTTTTGGTCGTCACCGCCTGCCCAACGATCTGACCCCCGAAGAGCGCGAGGCGCGTATCGCCGAACTGCGCGCGCGCCGCCGTGCACGGGCGCGCAAACTCGCGATCCGCAGCGCAATCGGTATCGCCGCGCTGATCGTGCTCCTGATCATCGTCGTGTGGTGGCTGCTGACCACGTTCGGCGGCCGCGATTTCCTGCTCAACCAGGTCGCCTCGCGCCTGCCCGCCGGCACCGAACTGACCTGGCGCGCGGCCGAAGGCCCGGCCTCCGGCCCGCTGACGATGTACGACGTGCGCTACGTGCAGCGCAGCTGCCCGGATGTCGAAGAACAGCCGGTCCCCTACGGCGAATGCGACGAACCGCGCGTGCTGGTGTTCGAGGCCGAGCGCGTGACGGTGGATCCGGCGGTGATGCCGCTGGTCGGCCGTCGCCTGCGCCTCGACGTGCTCGATATCGACAACGCCGTGCTGTCGATGCCGCCGCCGGTCGATACGCCATTCGAACTGCCGCGCTGGCCCGATTCGCTGCCGCGCATCGATCTGCCGCTGTCGCTGCAGGCCGACACGATCCGCATCGACGGATTCCGCGTCGAGCAGGCGGGCGAGTCGCTGATCGACATCCGCAGCGTGCGCGGTGGCCTCGACGCGCAGCAGGGCGAGCTCAATCTCGCCAACGTCGTCGTCGACAGCGACCGCGGTCTGTTCACCGCCAACGGTGTCTACGCGCCCGATGACGACTACCGCATGGACATCACCGCCAGCGCGCTGATGCCCGCGCCGCCGGCGCGCACGCGTCCGCGCATCGGGCTGGTCGCACGCGGCGATCTGTCGCGCCTGGATATCGCCGTGGTCGGCCATGTGCCGGAACCGCTGAAAGCTGTGGTGACCATGCGTGGCCGCGAGAATCCCGGCTGGGCGCTGCGCGCCGACAGCACGCGCCTCGATCCCGCATTGCTGATGGGCAGCGGCGAACCCGGCACACCGCTGGCGTTCGACATTCGCGCCGATGGCCAAGGCGGCGCCGCCGAACTGCAGGGCAATGCCACGTACGGCGAAGCCGACGCGAATCCGATCCGCGTCGTGCTGCAGCCGTCCAAGGTGAAGCTGGAAGACCAGCGCCTGGATCTCGACCCGCTGGTCGTCGACATCTTCGACGGTCGGGTCACGCTGCGCGGTTTCGCCGACGTGACCGAGCCGGGCGATGTGCGCTTCCGCTTCGCGACCAATGCGCGCGGCCTGCAGTTCGGTGCCGACCCCGACGCGGCCGAACCCGCGCCGCCGATCACCGCCGACGCCGATCTCGGCATTGCCGGCAGCACCGCGGCCTGGGCGGCGATCGGCAAGGCCACCGTCGAACGTGACGGCCTGCGCGCGAACGTGGACTTCGACGGCCGCGGTGACGCCGAGCGCATGCGCCTGCAGACCGCGCGCGTGACCATGCCGACCGGCACGCTCGATGCCAGCGGCGACGTCGCCTGGGCGCCGGCGCTCCAATGGGATCTCGACGCGACGCTGGCCGGCTTCGATCCCGGCTACTTCGCGCGCGACTGGAAGGGCGCGGTCAACGGCACATTCGCGACGACCGGCAACACCCGCGACGACGGCGGCCTGGAAGTCGCAGTGGACGCCAGCGATCTGGGCGGCACGCTGCGTGGTCGCCGGCTCGACGGCCGCGCGACGTTCGCGATGCATGGCCCGGCGACCGATGCCGGCGACGCTGGCCGCACCGATTTCGAAGGCGAAGTCGCGCTGTCGCTCGGCGACAGCCGCGTCGATGCGACTGCGACCGTGACCGATCGTCTCGACATCGACGCGACGCTGGCACCGCTGCAGCTCGCCGATTTCCTGCCCGACACCGGCGGCGTGCTGCGCGGCATCGTGCGCGTGACCGGCGCGCGCACCGCGCCCGACATCGCCGCCGACCTCACCGGCAGCGCGCTGCGTTACGGCGAATACGCGGCCGCCAGCTCGCGCATCCAGGGCAACCTGCCGTGGCGCGGCGATACCGGTTCGCTGGATGTCGTCGCGACCGGCGTGAATGCCGGCATCGCCCTCGACGAAGTGCGGCTCGCGGCGCGCGGTGCGATCGAGAAGCTCCAGCTCGAGGCCAGTGCGCGCGGCGAAATCGGCACGGTGGATCTGTCGGGCAACGCCGAAAGCCGCAACGGCAACTGGCAGGGCACGCTCGCCAATCTGCGCCTCGCACCGGCGACCGGCGCAAGCTGGGCGCTGCAGTCGCCGGCGCAGTTCCAGCAGATCGGCACGCGCTACACCTTGACCGAGAGCTGCTTCGCATCAAGCGGCGGCGGCTCGCTGTGCGCGAGCGCGGACTGGCCGCGACAGGGCGTGTCGATCACCGGCACGGGCCTGCCGCTGGCCCTGGCGACGCCGTATCTGTCCGAGCAGGACGGCGGCCGTCCGTTCGTGCTGCGCGGCGAGATCGCACTTGAAGGCAGCGCGCGTCCGGTCGGCAACGGCTTCGTCGGCAGTGCGAGTATCCGCTCGGCTAGTGGCGGCGTGCGCACATCCGAGCGCGCGCGCAACGATGTGGTGACCTACGACAATTTCGTCCTCGACGCAGAGTTCGACGCCAACCGGCTCAGCGCCACGTTGTCGACGACGCTCAACGAAGTCGGCCGCGTGCAGGCGCAGGTGACCAACGGCTGGGATGCGTATGCGCCGCTGTCGGGCTCGCTGGTCGCCAACGTCGAGGACCTGACCTTCGTCGAACTGTTCTCGCCCGATATCGTCGAACCCACCGGCCGTCTCACCGCCGACGTGACCATCGGCGGCACGCGTTCGCAGCCGACGATCGGCGGCCAGGCGCGCCTGGCGGATTTCTCGACCGAGATCCCGTCGCTGGCGATCGCGCTCGAGGACGGCAACATCAATCTCGACGCACTGCCCGACGGCACCGCGCGCATCGCCGGCAGCGTGCGTTCGGGCACCGGCACACTGAACATCGGCGGCGGCATCGGCTGGCAGGGTGAAGGCACGCCGGTCGTGCTGACCGTCAGCGGCACCGACGTGCTGGTGGCCGACACCAGCGACATGCACATCATCGCGTCCCCGGACATCACCGTGCGCTACACCGCGCTGCAGCCGCTCAACGTCACCGGCAAGGTGTTCGTCGATGTCGCGCTGCTCGATCTGGAACGCCTGAGCGAAGGCGTGTCGGTGTCGCCCGACGTGGTCGTGCTCGATCCGGTCGACCCGGAAGAGAACAGCACCGCGTCGGCGCTGGAACTCGATCTGACGCTCACCGTCGGCGACAACGTCGGCCTGCGCGGCTTCGGCTTCGACGGCCGCATGAAGGGCGAGCTGCGCGTGCGCGCGGTGCCGGGTCGCGAGATGACCGGCAACGGCCGCCTCGCGGTCGACGGCCGCTACAAGGCCTACGGCCAGGAGCTGCGTGTCACGCGCGGCAATCTGGTCTTCAACAACGGCCCGGTGTCGGATCCGATGCTCGACGTGCGCGCCGAGCGCCGGATCGATGCGGAGGACATCACCGCCGGCATCGACGTCAGCGGCCGTGCGTCGGCGCCGCAGGTCAACGTATGGACGAATCCGTCGACCGACGATTCGCAGGCGCTGTCGTATCTCGCGCTGGGCCGCTCGGCGTCCAGCCTGACCAGCGACGAAGGCCAGCAGATCGACGCCGCCGCAGCCGCGCTCAATGCAGGCGGCAACCTCGTCGCCGGCCAGCTCGGCAGCAAGATCGGCCTCGACAACGCCGGCATCAGCCAGTCGCGCGCACTCGGCGGCAGCGTGCTCGGCTTCGGCAAGCAGCTTTCACCGAAACTCTACGTCGGCTTCGGCGTGTCGCTGCTCGGCACCGGCCAGGTGCTGACGTTGAAGTACCTGCTGCGCGCGGGCTTCGACGTGGAGATCGAGTCGAGCACGCTGGAGAACCGCGGTTCGGTGAACTGGCGGCACGAGCGGTAA
- a CDS encoding autotransporter assembly complex protein TamA, with the protein MPRVHVCLAAALLLCSSAAAHAARVERVDIIGLDEEMTENVRVSLGLQDAVGRDISGRRMGYLLREAERETRKALEPFGYYSPTIDVQRDREGDVLSVRVVVDPGQPVRVRNSDIAIIGEGGQDRYLARDIARFVPSEGAVFSHPEYDASRNQLSRRLTERGYFDAEFASRRVEVTRADFAADIDVVWNSGDRYNMGATTFEQTPEQIINDDLLENLVYWEEGSYYHQGRIDRLRSSLGRLDYFSNIDIEPQVDQANERREVPVKVTLTPAKRSIYTSGVSYGTDSGAGIRLGVERRYVNMRGHKALAQLDYAQRRKTLTLQYRVPAFAWLDGWYTASLQMADEQTDYIDSRRVELVGSRNGQYNEFLNLIASIHVLRERWAYAPEEDPDNPVVDDDEFAGALYRYATFAYPSLRAEYIDVDDRLFPTSGIGGSVMLRGGLEGVGSDASFGQIHLRASWFKGIGERNRLMVRGELGHTFTDVLVGIPPSLRFYAGGDRSIRGYDWREVGPRIPARDGRRAFAIGAKNVVTASVEFERYFTDTIGAAVFVDSGDAFDGTSPEWRTGVGIGARYKSPVGPLKLDIARGLDNPDSSFTIGLSIGAEF; encoded by the coding sequence ATGCCTCGTGTTCATGTGTGTCTCGCCGCCGCCCTCCTCTTGTGTTCGTCGGCCGCGGCGCACGCTGCGCGTGTCGAACGTGTCGATATCATCGGCCTCGACGAGGAGATGACCGAAAACGTCCGCGTCTCGCTCGGTCTGCAGGACGCGGTGGGCCGCGACATCTCCGGCCGGCGCATGGGTTATCTGCTGCGCGAGGCCGAGCGCGAGACCCGCAAGGCGCTCGAACCGTTCGGGTATTACTCGCCCACCATCGACGTGCAGCGCGACCGCGAAGGCGACGTGCTCTCGGTGCGCGTGGTCGTCGATCCGGGCCAGCCTGTGCGCGTGCGCAACAGCGACATCGCGATCATCGGCGAGGGTGGTCAGGACCGGTATCTGGCACGCGACATCGCCCGCTTCGTGCCGAGCGAAGGCGCGGTGTTCAGCCATCCCGAATACGACGCGAGCCGCAACCAGCTGAGCCGCCGCCTCACCGAGCGTGGGTACTTCGATGCCGAGTTCGCCTCGCGCCGCGTCGAAGTGACGCGCGCGGATTTCGCCGCCGACATCGACGTAGTCTGGAACAGCGGCGACCGCTACAACATGGGCGCGACCACGTTCGAGCAGACGCCCGAACAGATCATCAACGACGATCTGCTCGAGAACCTCGTCTACTGGGAAGAAGGCAGCTACTACCACCAGGGCCGTATCGACCGCCTGCGTTCGTCGCTCGGCCGGCTGGACTACTTCTCCAACATCGACATCGAGCCGCAGGTCGACCAAGCCAACGAACGCCGCGAAGTGCCGGTCAAGGTCACGCTTACGCCGGCCAAACGCAGCATCTACACCTCGGGCGTGAGCTACGGCACCGACAGCGGCGCCGGTATCCGTCTCGGCGTGGAGCGCCGCTACGTCAACATGCGCGGCCACAAGGCGCTCGCGCAGCTCGACTACGCGCAACGCCGCAAGACGCTCACGTTGCAGTACCGCGTGCCCGCCTTCGCGTGGCTCGACGGCTGGTACACCGCCAGCCTGCAGATGGCCGACGAACAGACCGACTACATCGATTCGCGACGGGTCGAGCTGGTGGGCAGCCGCAACGGCCAGTACAACGAATTCCTCAACCTCATCGCGTCGATACACGTGCTGCGCGAGCGCTGGGCCTACGCGCCTGAAGAGGATCCGGACAATCCGGTCGTCGATGACGACGAGTTCGCCGGCGCGCTGTACCGCTATGCCACGTTCGCCTATCCCTCGCTGCGCGCCGAATACATCGACGTCGACGATCGCCTGTTCCCGACCAGCGGCATCGGTGGTTCGGTGATGCTGCGCGGCGGTCTCGAAGGCGTGGGGTCGGATGCGTCGTTCGGACAGATCCATCTGCGGGCCAGCTGGTTCAAGGGCATCGGCGAGCGCAATCGCCTGATGGTGCGCGGCGAACTCGGCCACACCTTCACCGATGTGCTGGTCGGCATTCCGCCCAGCCTGCGTTTCTACGCCGGCGGCGACCGCAGCATCCGCGGTTACGACTGGCGCGAAGTGGGCCCGCGGATTCCCGCCCGCGATGGCCGCCGCGCATTCGCGATCGGCGCCAAGAACGTGGTCACCGCGAGCGTCGAGTTCGAGCGCTACTTCACCGACACGATCGGCGCGGCGGTGTTCGTCGACAGCGGCGACGCCTTCGACGGCACCTCGCCGGAATGGCGCACCGGCGTCGGCATCGGCGCACGCTACAAATCGCCGGTGGGACCGCTGAAACTCGATATCGCGCGCGGTCTCGACAACCCCGATTCGTCGTTCACGATCGGCCTGTCGATCGGCGCGGAGTTCTGA
- the glyS gene encoding glycine--tRNA ligase subunit beta, with protein MTDMHPLLIELGTEELPVKALPGLAQAFFDGVIAALDKRGVAVDRGDAKPLYTPRRLAVLLPGVASEQPEQRSEVLGPYLSIALDADGNPTKALQGFAAKAGIDWTALEKTSDAKGERFVHRAVTPGAATAALLPDVLREAIAAMPIPKPMRWGAHTYAFARPVHWLVLLHGGTIVDAELFGVRSGRTSRGHRFMHDAAIEIGAPGDYVDVMRNAKVLVDADARRARIVQEVEGVARALGGDARIEQDNLEQVNCLVEWPKAVACTFEHEFLAVPQEALIATMEANQKFFPVLQDGRLTEHFIGIANIESRDPIEVAKGYERVIRPRFADAKFFFDEDLKQGLSAMNDGLKTVTYQAKLGSVADKTVRVAALAEVIAPQVGVDAALAKQAALLSKADLQSRMVNEFPELQGIAGRYYAKQDSALAGLSDDDRASLANALDEAWQPRFAGDDIALSPLGKVLAIAERLDTLAGGFAAGLKPTGNKDAFALRRNALGLARTLIESGFDLDLKSLLIDAHTLAIEAVSNTALTAKVAAAKEAIAKGADVSTSQSNQRALSIGEVDELYDFILDRLKGYYADKGVTVQQFNAVAALRPESLYDLDRRIDAIGTFAVLPEADALAAADKRIRNILRKADIAIPGDVDPALLREPAEAALAEAVEAVRGETGHALAHGDYVSVLTHLARLRPQVDAFFDSVMVNADDAALRANRLALLKRLSERLGSVAAIEHLSS; from the coding sequence ATGACTGACATGCATCCCCTCCTCATCGAACTAGGCACCGAAGAACTGCCGGTCAAGGCGCTGCCCGGCTTGGCGCAGGCGTTCTTCGACGGTGTGATCGCAGCGCTGGACAAGCGCGGCGTCGCGGTCGACCGCGGCGATGCGAAGCCGCTGTACACGCCGCGCCGTCTCGCCGTGCTGCTGCCCGGTGTCGCGAGCGAGCAGCCCGAGCAGCGTTCGGAAGTGCTGGGTCCGTATCTCAGCATCGCGCTCGATGCCGACGGCAATCCGACCAAGGCGTTGCAGGGCTTCGCGGCGAAGGCCGGTATCGACTGGACGGCGCTGGAGAAGACCAGCGACGCCAAGGGCGAGCGTTTTGTGCATCGCGCGGTGACGCCGGGCGCCGCGACGGCGGCGCTGCTGCCGGACGTGCTGCGCGAAGCGATCGCGGCGATGCCGATTCCCAAGCCGATGCGCTGGGGCGCCCACACCTACGCGTTCGCGCGGCCGGTGCACTGGCTGGTGCTGCTGCATGGCGGAACGATCGTCGATGCCGAACTGTTCGGCGTGCGCAGCGGTCGCACGAGTCGTGGTCATCGCTTCATGCACGACGCCGCGATCGAGATCGGCGCGCCGGGTGATTACGTCGACGTCATGCGCAACGCGAAGGTGCTGGTGGACGCCGATGCGCGCCGCGCCCGGATCGTCCAGGAAGTGGAGGGCGTCGCCCGCGCGCTCGGTGGCGATGCGCGTATCGAGCAGGACAACCTCGAGCAGGTGAACTGCCTGGTCGAATGGCCGAAGGCCGTGGCGTGCACGTTCGAGCACGAGTTCCTCGCGGTGCCGCAGGAAGCCTTGATCGCGACGATGGAAGCGAACCAGAAGTTCTTCCCCGTGCTGCAGGACGGACGCCTGACCGAGCACTTCATCGGCATCGCGAACATCGAGTCGCGGGATCCGATCGAGGTGGCCAAGGGCTACGAGCGCGTGATCCGTCCGCGCTTCGCCGATGCCAAGTTCTTCTTCGACGAGGACCTCAAGCAGGGACTGTCGGCGATGAACGACGGCCTGAAAACCGTGACCTACCAGGCCAAGCTGGGCAGCGTCGCCGACAAGACCGTGCGCGTGGCCGCGCTGGCAGAAGTCATCGCGCCGCAGGTCGGTGTGGATGCCGCGCTCGCGAAGCAGGCCGCATTGCTGTCGAAAGCCGATCTGCAGTCGCGCATGGTCAACGAGTTCCCGGAACTGCAGGGCATCGCGGGCCGCTATTACGCCAAGCAGGATTCGGCACTCGCCGGCCTGTCCGACGACGATCGCGCGTCGCTGGCGAACGCTCTAGACGAAGCCTGGCAGCCGCGGTTTGCTGGCGATGACATCGCGCTGTCTCCGCTTGGCAAGGTGCTGGCGATCGCCGAGCGTCTCGACACCCTGGCCGGTGGTTTCGCGGCCGGTCTCAAGCCGACCGGCAACAAGGATGCGTTCGCGCTGCGGCGCAATGCGCTGGGTCTGGCGCGGACGCTGATCGAGAGCGGGTTCGATCTTGATCTGAAGTCGCTTCTTATCGATGCGCATACGCTGGCGATCGAAGCCGTATCGAATACAGCCCTAACGGCGAAGGTTGCAGCAGCGAAAGAGGCAATCGCCAAAGGCGCCGATGTCAGCACCTCACAGTCCAATCAGCGTGCCCTTTCCATTGGAGAAGTCGACGAGCTCTACGACTTCATCCTCGACCGCCTGAAGGGCTACTACGCCGACAAGGGCGTGACCGTGCAGCAGTTCAACGCGGTCGCCGCGCTGCGCCCGGAGTCGCTCTACGACCTCGACCGTCGCATCGATGCCATCGGCACTTTCGCCGTCTTGCCCGAAGCCGACGCGCTGGCTGCGGCCGACAAGCGCATCCGCAACATCCTGCGCAAGGCGGACATCGCGATTCCGGGCGACGTCGATCCCGCGCTGCTGCGCGAGCCGGCCGAGGCCGCGCTGGCGGAGGCGGTGGAAGCAGTGCGCGGTGAGACCGGTCATGCGCTGGCGCATGGCGACTACGTCTCGGTGCTGACGCATCTGGCACGGCTGCGGCCGCAGGTCGATGCGTTCTTCGACAGCGTGATGGTCAATGCCGACGATGCCGCGCTGCGCGCCAACCGTCTCGCCCTGCTTAAGCGCCTGTCCGAGCGTCTGGGCAGCGTCGCCGCGATCGAGCATCTGTCGAGCTGA
- the glyQ gene encoding glycine--tRNA ligase subunit alpha, which yields MTGPTFQELILTLNAYWAKQGCVLIQPLDLEVGAGTFHPATFLRALGPEPWNAAYVQPSRRPTDGRYGDNPNRLQRYYQYQVAMKPNPDNIVALYFDSLKALGIDPQVHDLRLVEDNWESPTLGAWGLGWEVWLNGMEVTQFTYFQQAGGIECKPVLGEITYGLERLCMYLQNCDNVYDLVWTYGPDGTPVTYGDVYHQNEVEQSAYNFEHANVEVLFRRFDECEAEALKLVELGLPLPAYEQVTKASHSFNLLDARRAISVTERQRYILRVRTLAQGVAKAYYAQREAMGFPGLKRAQDAV from the coding sequence ATGACCGGACCGACGTTCCAGGAGCTGATCCTCACGCTCAACGCCTACTGGGCCAAACAGGGTTGCGTGCTGATCCAGCCGCTGGACCTCGAGGTGGGCGCGGGCACCTTCCATCCGGCAACGTTCCTGCGCGCGCTCGGCCCCGAGCCGTGGAATGCCGCGTACGTGCAGCCGAGCCGCCGCCCGACCGACGGCCGTTATGGTGACAACCCGAACCGCCTGCAGCGCTACTACCAGTACCAGGTGGCGATGAAGCCGAATCCGGACAACATCGTCGCGCTGTATTTCGACTCGTTGAAGGCACTGGGCATCGATCCGCAGGTGCACGACCTGCGCCTGGTCGAGGACAACTGGGAATCGCCGACGCTCGGCGCCTGGGGTCTGGGCTGGGAAGTCTGGCTCAACGGCATGGAAGTCACGCAGTTCACGTATTTCCAGCAGGCCGGCGGCATCGAGTGCAAGCCGGTGCTCGGCGAGATCACCTACGGTCTCGAGCGCCTGTGCATGTATCTGCAGAACTGCGACAACGTCTATGACCTGGTGTGGACGTACGGCCCCGACGGCACGCCGGTGACCTACGGCGACGTCTACCACCAGAACGAAGTCGAGCAGAGCGCCTACAACTTCGAGCACGCGAATGTCGAAGTCCTGTTCCGCCGCTTCGACGAGTGCGAGGCCGAGGCGCTGAAGCTGGTGGAACTGGGCCTGCCGTTGCCGGCCTACGAGCAGGTCACCAAGGCCAGCCACAGTTTCAATCTGCTCGATGCGCGCCGCGCGATCAGCGTGACCGAACGCCAGCGCTACATCCTGCGCGTGCGCACGCTGGCGCAGGGCGTCGCCAAGGCCTATTACGCGCAGCGCGAGGCGATGGGATTTCCGGGGCTGAAGCGCGCGCAGGACGCTGTCTGA
- a CDS encoding glutamine amidotransferase, whose amino-acid sequence MSSDRPFLIIETGQPVPSMRRYGGFPHWIRVAAGLSERDAVVVDVEHGADLPNADDFAGVIVTGSGAMVTDRADWSERSAAWLRDAAHAGVPVFGICYGHQLIAHALGGEVGPNPRGREMGTFDIETNDAASDDPLFAAARPRFLAQTTHLQSVLRLPEGATLLAHSALEPHHAFRWGERVWGVQFHPEFSATHMRGYIRARSGPLYQEGLDPVALVAGVRAAPEARAVLQRFVRFASALPRD is encoded by the coding sequence ATGTCGTCCGACCGCCCGTTCCTGATCATCGAAACCGGACAGCCCGTGCCCTCGATGCGCCGCTATGGCGGATTTCCGCACTGGATCCGCGTCGCGGCCGGGCTGTCGGAGCGTGACGCGGTGGTGGTCGATGTCGAACACGGCGCGGACCTGCCGAACGCCGATGATTTCGCCGGCGTCATCGTCACCGGCTCCGGCGCGATGGTCACCGACCGCGCCGACTGGAGCGAACGCAGCGCCGCCTGGCTGCGCGACGCGGCACACGCAGGCGTGCCGGTCTTCGGCATCTGCTACGGCCACCAGCTGATCGCCCACGCGCTCGGCGGCGAAGTCGGCCCCAACCCGCGCGGCCGTGAGATGGGCACGTTCGACATCGAAACGAACGACGCGGCATCCGACGATCCGCTGTTCGCCGCCGCCCGCCCGCGGTTCCTCGCCCAGACCACACATCTGCAGAGCGTCCTGCGCCTGCCCGAAGGCGCGACCCTGCTCGCCCATTCCGCACTCGAACCGCACCACGCCTTCCGCTGGGGCGAGCGCGTCTGGGGCGTGCAGTTCCATCCGGAGTTCAGCGCCACTCACATGCGCGGCTACATCCGCGCGCGCTCGGGGCCGCTGTACCAGGAAGGTCTCGACCCGGTCGCACTGGTTGCAGGCGTGCGGGCAGCGCCCGAGGCGCGGGCGGTGTTGCAGCGATTCGTCCGCTTTGCAAGCGCGCTGCCGCGCGACTGA